The genomic segment TGACTGAATCAAGTACGGTGGCGGCAAAACCGCCGTGTACGCCCCCCATAGGATTTAAATGCCGTTCATCTGCCTGTGCGGTAAAACGCACTAGGCCTTCGCTGATATGCACCATGCTCATCGGCATGGTTTGGGTAATGGAGGGCGCAGGCAGTTTGCCATCAGCCATGGCTTGCAGTAATTGCAGACCGGTTAATTCGTTTGGATTCATAGCGTAAATGCTCAATTGGGAAGTCGGTAAAGTAGCGTGGCAGGTAAACCGCAGACGAAAAAAAACCACAGTTTGCACTGTGGTTTTTTAACTGGCTCCCCGACCTGGACTCGAACCAGGGACCTGCGGATTAACAGTCCGTCGCTCTACCAACTGAGCTATCAGGGAATAAAACTTGGTTTTTTATGACTGAGGTCTTATTACTTGTCCTCAGAAAAAAGAAGCTGCTTTTCAGCAGCACCTTTAAATATTGGCTCCCCGACCTGGACTCGAACCAGGGACCTGCGGATTAACAGTCCGTCGCTCTACCAACTGAGCTATCAGGGAATAAAACTGTTTTTTATTTCTGAGTGCTAAATACGATACCTCAGAAAAAAGAAGCTGCTTTTCAGCAGCACCTTTAAATATTTGGCTCCCCGACCTGGACTCGAACCAGGGACCTGCGGATTAACAGTCCGTCGCTCTACCAACTGAGCTATCAGGGAATAACAACTTTTACCTACTTTATCATCGAAGCCTTGTATCGTAAGATTACTTGGCTCCCCGACCTGGACTCGAACCAGGGACCTGCGGATTAACAGTCCGTCGCTCTACCAACTGAGCTATCAGGGAATCGATGAAGGCCCGTATGGTAGAATCCGAACTCCTTTCTGTCAACACAAAGTATGAATTATTCGAGACGTTATGATGAAAAAAACAAGAACACTGTTGTTTTGTTTACTTTTATTCTTTGTAGTAATTGCATGTCTGCCGCTGATTTTGCCTTTGAATAACTATAAACCTCAGCTGGAAAAACGCCTTTCTTCGCTGTTACAAGCACAAGTTTCACTCGAAACGGTCGAGTTTTCCTATCAGCCTTGGCCCGTTTTTACGCTTAATAATGTAAAAATTGATGGTGAAGCAGGGAAAATTGAACAAATAAGTGTGCCGCTCAGCCTGTTTAACGTGCTTCAACATGGTAAAAGTTTGAAAAATGTAACCGTGGCGGGGGTGAAATTAAAGCCAGCACTTGCATTTACCTTGCCTAAACGCTTTGCCGCACTCGAGCAAGATCGCATTACTTTGGGTGATGTGGTGCTGACGAAGGCCAGCGTTATATTAGATCAGGGTGAGCTGGGGCCGATTGATGGCGTGATCCGGTTTGCAAAAAATGGGGCTATGGATGATTTGCAGCTGGCTGATAAACAAGGCCATCTTGATGTGCATATCAAACCTAAGGGCGACAATATTGGCGTAACGGTACAAGCCAGCAGCTGGGAGCTTCCTCTTGGCTATCCGGTTGTCTTTGAAAGATTATATTTAAGCGGCGAAGGCTCACCGGAAGGCTTGCTGATTGACGATATCCGGGGTGAAACTTATGGCGGTGTTTTAAGTGGTAAGGCACAGCTAACCCGGCAAACCGACTGGAACTTACAAGGGCAACTGCTGGCCAAGGGGATTCACACCGAGCCGCTGAGCAAAATATTCAGCCCGGCTACTTTTGTATCCGGCCGAATGGATGCAGAGGTGCAATTTGTATACAGCGCCGCAGATTATTTAAAGCTTTTTGCGCATCCGCAGCTTGATGCCAGTTTCTTGCTGCGAGATGGGGCCATTCATAATATGGATTTAGTCGCCCAGCTGCGTGCGGGTGAAACGCCCGCTGGCCGCGGTGGGCAAACGCGCTTTGATACTTTAAAAGGGAAAATGCTGATCCGTGACCGCAGCGTGCAGTTGCAAGGCATGGCACTGGGGGCGGGTAAATTTAATGCTCAGG from the Iodobacter fluviatilis genome contains:
- a CDS encoding AsmA family protein; translation: MMKKTRTLLFCLLLFFVVIACLPLILPLNNYKPQLEKRLSSLLQAQVSLETVEFSYQPWPVFTLNNVKIDGEAGKIEQISVPLSLFNVLQHGKSLKNVTVAGVKLKPALAFTLPKRFAALEQDRITLGDVVLTKASVILDQGELGPIDGVIRFAKNGAMDDLQLADKQGHLDVHIKPKGDNIGVTVQASSWELPLGYPVVFERLYLSGEGSPEGLLIDDIRGETYGGVLSGKAQLTRQTDWNLQGQLLAKGIHTEPLSKIFSPATFVSGRMDAEVQFVYSAADYLKLFAHPQLDASFLLRDGAIHNMDLVAQLRAGETPAGRGGQTRFDTLKGKMLIRDRSVQLQGMALGAGKFNAQGAVQIAAGRINGSVSGRLQAGVLAIANQIRLSGDLSKPALNSGNAARTGEQPPATSVNELLQ